In one window of Bdellovibrio bacteriovorus W DNA:
- a CDS encoding riboflavin kinase / FAD synthase ribC (COG0196 FAD synthase) yields MQVFRGIQEIQKAYPASVVTIGNFDGVHLGHQQLIETVVREAQHFGVPGVVYTFHPHPVKVLHPERPTHRLFDLKDQQEQFEKKGIDLVIIEDFTEDFSKVSPQTFLDHYIYSRLRPKTLVVGHDFSFGMGREGNIPFLEKYCAQKEIRLIIIPPFKKDNMVVSSSLIRENLRSGDVETANELLGRTYYLRGPVEHGFKRGRTIGVPTANVHPDVEFVPRHGVYCTTVVHQGKCYPSIANIGINPTFANKDVQIKTEVHIFDFNEDIYGQEIEIYLHHFIRDEKKFNGVEELKSQIQTDMDFARKYFDERKKT; encoded by the coding sequence ATGCAAGTATTTAGAGGCATTCAAGAGATCCAAAAAGCTTATCCTGCGTCTGTAGTCACTATAGGCAATTTTGATGGTGTCCACTTAGGTCATCAGCAGCTTATAGAGACGGTTGTAAGGGAGGCTCAGCATTTCGGAGTACCGGGGGTGGTTTATACTTTTCACCCTCACCCTGTGAAAGTTCTTCATCCCGAAAGGCCCACCCATCGGCTGTTTGACCTTAAGGATCAGCAGGAACAGTTTGAGAAAAAAGGCATAGACCTAGTTATCATTGAAGACTTTACGGAAGATTTTTCTAAAGTCTCGCCTCAGACATTCTTAGATCACTACATTTACTCAAGACTACGTCCAAAGACTCTGGTCGTAGGCCATGACTTTTCTTTTGGGATGGGGAGAGAGGGGAACATTCCCTTTCTGGAAAAGTATTGCGCACAAAAAGAAATTCGTTTGATCATTATCCCGCCATTTAAAAAAGATAATATGGTGGTTTCGTCTTCGTTGATTCGTGAAAATTTGCGCAGCGGAGATGTGGAAACCGCCAATGAGTTATTAGGCAGAACTTACTACTTGCGTGGTCCTGTTGAGCATGGCTTCAAGCGTGGACGCACTATCGGAGTGCCCACAGCAAATGTGCATCCGGATGTGGAATTCGTTCCTCGTCATGGAGTGTACTGCACAACCGTGGTTCATCAGGGGAAGTGTTATCCTTCCATTGCTAATATTGGAATCAATCCAACGTTTGCCAATAAAGATGTGCAGATTAAAACTGAAGTTCATATATTCGATTTTAACGAAGATATTTACGGTCAAGAGATTGAAATATATCTGCATCACTTCATTCGTGATGAGAAAAAATTTAACGGAGTTGAAGAACTAAAATCGCAAATTCAAACCGATATGGACTTTGCTAGGAAGTATTTCGATGAGCGAAAGAAAACTTAA